Within the Agromyces atrinae genome, the region GCCCCCGCGGTCGAGTGGGGCGTGCAGTGGCCGAGACAGGACATGAGCCCCTTCATCGCGGCGATGGCCGCCGTGACGAGCGACATCGGCTTCGGCCTCACGTACTCGTCGACGTTCATGCACCCCTTCTACGTCGCGCGACTGCTCAACTCGCTCGACCACGTCACCGGAGGGCGCATCGCCTTCAACGTCGTCGCCTCCTCGCGGAGCGCGGACGCCGCCAACTACGGCTACGACGAGTTGCTCGAGCACGGGCTGCGGTACGAGCGCATGGAGGAGTTCGTCGACGTCTGCCAGAAGCTCTGGGATTCGGTGCCGCCCGAAGCGATCATCATGGACCGCGAGACCGGTCGATTCGCCGACCCCGCTCTCATCGAGGCGATCGAGCACCGCGGACGCTTCTTCGACGTCAAGGGTCCGCTGTCGAGCATGCCGAGCCCGCAAGGGCGACCCGTGCTCGTGCAGGCGGGCAACTCGCCCCGCGGCGTCGCCGCGTCGGCGAAGTTCGCCGACGTCGTGTTCGGCTTCGGAGGATCGGTCGCGGGGCAGCAGCGTCATCGCGCCGCGCTCGACGCCGCCCTCGTCGCGGAGGGGCGCGATCCGAACTCCGTCGGAATCCTCTGGGCGACCCAGGTGATCGTCGGACGCACCCGAGCCGAGGCCGAGGCCCGGCGGGACGAGGTGCTCGAGTTCTGGAGTGAGGAAGCGGTCGGCGCCTACCTCTCGCACAACGCCGGGTTCGACTTCTCCCGGGTTCCCGAGCGGTTCGCCATCGGCGAGCTCGTCGAACAGATCACCGCTCTGCACGCGACGCCCGGCGGCCTCGTCGGCACCCTCGTCGACGAGTTCGGGCTCGATCACGAGATGACGCGCACCGAGTTCTTCGAACATGGCTGGCGGAGCGCGACCGGGCTCGACCACACGGTCATCGGCTCGCCCGCCGAGATCGCCGACGCCCTCGAAGAGAACTTCGCCGCGACGGGCTCGCGGGGCGGGTACATGTTCTCGACGCCCCTCGCGACGCCGTCGGGTCTCGACGACATCGCCGAGTTGCTCGTGCCCGAGCTGCGTGGCCGTGGCGCGCTCGCCCCGGCTCGACCGGGTCGGACGCTGCGCGAGAACCTCAGCGCGTGAGGCGTTCGGCGCCGGCCGGTTGGGAGCAGACGATCCTGCTCTGCACCCTCATCGGCACGGCGCAGATGACGTGGGGCGTCGTGGTGCCCGTGCTGCCCCTGCACATGAGCGCACTGCACGCCCCCGTCATCCTCCTCGGTCCGCTCATCGCGGCCTTCGCCATCGGGCGCGTGATCGGCAACATCCCTGCGGGGCTCCTCATGCGTCGATGGAATCCGCGCCTCATGCTGCACGTCTGCCTCGGCCTCCTCGCGGCGATCACCGCGGTCACCGGCCTCGTCGACGATCTCGGCGTCATCTTCGCGCTGCGCCTCGCCGCGGGCGTCCTCGGCGGCGCCGCCGTCACGATCGCGTTCGCGG harbors:
- a CDS encoding NtaA/DmoA family FMN-dependent monooxygenase (This protein belongs to a clade of FMN-dependent monooxygenases, within a broader family of flavin-dependent oxidoreductases, the luciferase-like monooxygenase (LMM) family, some of whose members use coenzyme F420 rather than FMN.); translation: MHIAFDLSFTHTEGRWARAGSWVGRTFPDVRMFQEIAISAERAGVEMLFFGDGSGIPDTWRGSIAPAVEWGVQWPRQDMSPFIAAMAAVTSDIGFGLTYSSTFMHPFYVARLLNSLDHVTGGRIAFNVVASSRSADAANYGYDELLEHGLRYERMEEFVDVCQKLWDSVPPEAIIMDRETGRFADPALIEAIEHRGRFFDVKGPLSSMPSPQGRPVLVQAGNSPRGVAASAKFADVVFGFGGSVAGQQRHRAALDAALVAEGRDPNSVGILWATQVIVGRTRAEAEARRDEVLEFWSEEAVGAYLSHNAGFDFSRVPERFAIGELVEQITALHATPGGLVGTLVDEFGLDHEMTRTEFFEHGWRSATGLDHTVIGSPAEIADALEENFAATGSRGGYMFSTPLATPSGLDDIAELLVPELRGRGALAPARPGRTLRENLSA